One window from the genome of Luteithermobacter gelatinilyticus encodes:
- a CDS encoding sodium/proline symporter produces MSREMTILATLVVYKVTLVLIGLWARGRTHNNADFFIAGRHLGPVVASFSYAASSASAWSLLGLSGAAYVMGLSVLWLFAGLIMGHALSWFWVAPRLHRIAHREGLVTLTDFLALEGDARCRRWITWAASGMITFCFLFYVAAQFQAAGNSFAATFDISVTESVVGGGVIILIYTLLGGFWAVSMTDMLQGMLMLLAALVLPVTAFLEVGGWSGFWQGLEGVASPSELSPTGPNTGLMALGFVLGTMSVGLGTVGQPHLLARYMALRDQRSVRIAQRMAVLWFIIVLGNMILLGLCGKILVHQAGNPENLFFILTEQLFPTVIGAIFLAAVLSAIMSTADSQLLVSAAAVAHDIMGEPNEGESRLKISRFVITVLCALAIVVALTLPESIFSRVLFAWNALGSAFGPVVVLRLAGLRLRAQSIVPAMVTGFGLTVYFYLRPDSVGDILERMLPFLLASLMLFVFRVKHTERKTT; encoded by the coding sequence ATGTCACGGGAGATGACAATACTGGCCACGTTGGTGGTCTATAAGGTTACACTTGTTCTGATTGGGCTTTGGGCGCGAGGACGGACGCATAACAATGCCGATTTTTTTATCGCCGGGCGGCATTTGGGGCCGGTGGTGGCTTCTTTCAGTTATGCCGCCAGTTCCGCGTCTGCATGGTCGCTGCTGGGGTTGAGCGGTGCGGCATATGTGATGGGGCTGTCTGTTTTGTGGCTCTTTGCAGGGCTAATTATGGGGCATGCCCTTTCCTGGTTCTGGGTGGCTCCCCGATTGCACCGGATCGCCCATCGGGAGGGTCTTGTGACCCTGACCGATTTTCTGGCGCTTGAAGGGGACGCGCGATGCCGGCGGTGGATCACTTGGGCGGCTTCAGGGATGATCACCTTCTGTTTCCTTTTTTATGTGGCCGCCCAGTTTCAGGCGGCGGGCAACAGCTTTGCCGCCACATTCGACATTTCCGTCACTGAAAGTGTGGTGGGTGGGGGGGTCATTATCCTTATATATACCCTGCTCGGCGGCTTCTGGGCGGTCAGCATGACCGACATGTTGCAAGGCATGTTGATGCTGCTTGCCGCGCTTGTGCTGCCGGTCACGGCGTTCTTGGAGGTGGGCGGCTGGTCCGGTTTCTGGCAGGGGCTGGAAGGGGTGGCTTCACCATCGGAACTATCGCCTACGGGGCCCAATACCGGGCTGATGGCGCTGGGATTTGTTCTGGGCACGATGTCTGTGGGGTTGGGGACCGTCGGACAGCCCCATTTATTGGCCCGCTATATGGCGCTTCGGGATCAAAGAAGCGTGCGTATTGCCCAACGCATGGCGGTGTTGTGGTTTATCATTGTCTTGGGCAATATGATTTTGCTGGGCCTGTGTGGTAAAATTCTGGTGCATCAGGCCGGCAATCCGGAAAATCTGTTTTTTATTCTGACGGAGCAGTTGTTCCCGACGGTGATCGGGGCAATTTTCCTGGCCGCGGTGTTGTCGGCGATCATGTCTACGGCGGATAGTCAGCTTCTGGTCTCCGCCGCGGCGGTCGCGCATGACATTATGGGAGAGCCCAATGAGGGAGAAAGCCGGCTGAAAATATCCCGGTTTGTGATAACCGTTTTATGTGCCTTGGCGATTGTGGTGGCGCTGACCTTGCCGGAAAGTATCTTTAGTCGGGTGTTGTTTGCCTGGAATGCGCTGGGTTCGGCATTCGGGCCGGTGGTGGTGTTGCGGCTGGCAGGGCTCAGACTCAGGGCACAGAGCATTGTCCCGGCCATGGTAACGGGGTTTGGGCTCACCGTTTATTTTTATCTGCGTCCGGATTCTGTTGGAGACATTCTTGAAAGAATGCTACCTTTCCTGCTGGCCAGTTTGATGCTTTTTGTATTCAGGGTAAAACATACGGAAAGGAAAACAACATGA
- the gap gene encoding type I glyceraldehyde-3-phosphate dehydrogenase: MATRVAINGFGRIGRLALRAIYESGREDIEVVGINDLGDVDMNAYLLKRDSVHGPFPFDIKVEGDSINLGRGPIKVTAERDPANLPWGELGVDIVYECTGIFTHRDKAKAHLDAGAKKVLISAPGTEVDLTVVYGVNHDKLEAGHTIVSNASCTTNCLAPVAQVLNETVGIEKGYMTTVHAYTGDQPVLDTLHKDPRRARAAGLSMIPTSTGAAKAVGLVLPELAGKLDGSAVRVPTPNVSMIDLKFVAKKSTTAEEVNAAIREAANGRLKGVLAYVDEPSVSIDYNHDAHSSSFDASQTKVMDGTLVRVLSWYDNEWGFSNRMSDTASVMASL, translated from the coding sequence ATGGCAACACGTGTAGCAATCAACGGTTTTGGACGTATCGGCCGCCTGGCCCTGCGCGCGATTTACGAATCAGGTCGGGAAGACATCGAAGTGGTCGGCATCAACGACTTGGGCGATGTTGACATGAATGCCTACCTTCTGAAACGGGATTCCGTGCACGGCCCCTTCCCCTTTGACATCAAGGTGGAAGGTGACAGCATCAATCTTGGCCGGGGGCCGATCAAGGTCACCGCGGAACGCGATCCGGCCAATCTGCCTTGGGGTGAACTGGGTGTGGACATCGTTTATGAGTGCACCGGCATCTTCACCCATCGCGACAAAGCCAAGGCCCATCTGGACGCCGGCGCCAAAAAAGTGCTGATTTCCGCGCCTGGCACCGAAGTAGATCTGACCGTTGTTTACGGCGTCAACCATGACAAGCTGGAAGCCGGCCACACCATTGTCTCCAATGCCTCCTGCACCACCAACTGCCTGGCGCCTGTGGCCCAGGTGCTCAATGAAACCGTGGGCATTGAAAAAGGCTATATGACCACGGTGCATGCCTATACCGGGGATCAGCCGGTGCTTGATACGCTGCACAAAGATCCGCGGCGCGCCCGTGCCGCCGGCCTCAGCATGATTCCGACCTCCACCGGTGCGGCCAAAGCCGTGGGTCTGGTGCTGCCGGAACTGGCCGGCAAGCTGGACGGTTCCGCCGTGCGGGTCCCGACTCCGAACGTGTCCATGATCGATCTGAAATTCGTGGCCAAAAAATCCACCACGGCCGAGGAGGTCAATGCCGCCATCCGCGAGGCGGCCAATGGCCGCCTGAAAGGCGTTCTGGCTTATGTGGACGAACCGTCCGTTTCCATCGACTATAACCATGACGCCCACAGCTCCAGCTTCGATGCCTCCCAGACCAAGGTCATGGACGGCACACTGGTGCGGGTCTTAAGCTGGTATGACAATGAATGGGGCTTCTCCAACCGGATGTCCGATACCGCCAGCGTGATGGCGTCTCTGTAA
- a CDS encoding DUF4870 domain-containing protein, producing MTEETSTGIEENIAGLLCYLLGWITGLIFLLIEKKNQTVRFHAMQSIVTFGGLQVLGFLLAISLVGAFLVPLLYILGVACWIILMIKAYQGEKFKLPLVGNLAEKWAGDIKL from the coding sequence ATGACCGAGGAAACAAGCACGGGAATTGAGGAAAATATCGCTGGTCTGTTATGCTATCTTCTGGGCTGGATCACGGGACTGATATTCCTGCTTATTGAAAAGAAAAACCAAACGGTGCGTTTTCACGCCATGCAATCCATCGTGACCTTTGGAGGATTGCAGGTTCTGGGATTCCTGCTCGCCATCTCCCTTGTGGGGGCTTTTTTGGTGCCGCTGTTGTATATTCTGGGCGTGGCCTGCTGGATCATTCTGATGATCAAGGCTTATCAAGGGGAAAAGTTCAAATTGCCTCTTGTGGGCAATCTGGCCGAAAAATGGGCCGGAGATATTAAATTGTGA
- a CDS encoding GNAT family N-acetyltransferase, giving the protein MPEITLRRATEEDVPLILEFIRALADYENELDNVTATPETLREHLFGEPLMARVVFAEMDGEALGFAVYFYFFATYRGKPGIYLEDIFVKPEARGRGVGKALFRFLVREVKEAGGYFLRWWVADFNHSGIAFYESLGARREDSHFIYHLEDEKMDRLLD; this is encoded by the coding sequence ATGCCGGAAATCACCCTGCGTCGGGCCACGGAAGAGGACGTGCCGCTGATCCTTGAATTTATCCGGGCTCTTGCCGACTATGAAAATGAGCTGGATAATGTGACCGCAACGCCGGAGACGTTGAGGGAGCACCTGTTTGGGGAACCCCTCATGGCCCGGGTGGTTTTTGCCGAAATGGATGGAGAAGCGCTGGGTTTCGCTGTATATTTTTATTTTTTCGCCACTTACCGCGGCAAGCCGGGCATTTATTTGGAAGATATTTTTGTCAAACCCGAAGCCCGCGGCCGGGGGGTGGGCAAGGCGTTGTTCCGTTTTCTGGTACGGGAAGTGAAAGAGGCCGGCGGGTATTTCCTGCGCTGGTGGGTGGCTGATTTTAACCATAGCGGCATTGCCTTTTACGAATCGTTAGGTGCACGCCGGGAAGACAGCCATTTCATTTATCATCTGGAAGATGAAAAGATGGACAGACTGCTGGATTAA
- a CDS encoding class I fructose-bisphosphate aldolase: MKITRKVKQILSYYESDNPGTKANLARILMTGKLAGTGKMIILPVDQGFEHGPARSFAPNPPAYDPHYHYKLAIDAGLNAYASTLGMLEAGADTFAGQIPTILKINSSNSWATTKDQSVNASVNDALRLGCSAVGFTMYPGSEHALELMEEFREIAEEAKAAGLAVVLWSYPRGGKLSKDGETAMDVGAYAAHLAAELGAHIIKVKLPSDHLEQPEAKKVFEEQGIDISTQAARVREVMRSAFNGRRLVVFSGGAKKGANSVYDDARAIRDGGGNGSIIGRNTFQRPREEALEMLNKIIAIYKGQD, translated from the coding sequence ATGAAAATAACACGCAAAGTTAAACAGATCCTGTCCTATTACGAAAGCGACAATCCGGGCACCAAGGCCAACCTCGCCCGCATTCTGATGACCGGCAAGCTGGCCGGAACCGGCAAGATGATCATTCTGCCGGTGGACCAGGGCTTTGAACACGGCCCGGCCCGCAGCTTCGCCCCCAACCCCCCGGCCTATGATCCCCATTATCATTACAAGCTGGCCATTGATGCCGGCCTGAATGCCTATGCCTCGACGCTCGGCATGCTGGAAGCGGGCGCGGATACCTTTGCCGGCCAGATCCCGACCATCCTGAAAATCAACAGCTCCAACAGCTGGGCCACCACCAAGGACCAGTCCGTCAACGCCTCCGTTAATGACGCGCTCCGGCTTGGCTGTTCCGCTGTCGGCTTCACCATGTATCCAGGCTCCGAACATGCCCTGGAACTGATGGAAGAATTCCGGGAAATCGCCGAAGAAGCCAAAGCCGCCGGCCTCGCCGTGGTGCTCTGGTCTTATCCGCGCGGCGGGAAGTTGAGCAAGGACGGGGAGACCGCCATGGATGTGGGCGCCTATGCCGCGCACCTGGCTGCCGAGCTTGGCGCCCATATCATCAAGGTGAAACTGCCGTCTGACCATCTGGAGCAGCCGGAAGCCAAAAAAGTTTTCGAAGAACAGGGCATCGACATTTCCACCCAGGCCGCCCGAGTGCGCGAAGTGATGCGCTCCGCCTTTAACGGCCGGCGGCTGGTGGTCTTCTCCGGCGGGGCCAAGAAAGGCGCCAACAGCGTCTATGACGACGCCCGCGCCATCCGCGACGGCGGCGGCAACGGCTCCATCATCGGCCGCAACACCTTCCAGCGTCCGCGCGAGGAAGCCCTTGAAATGCTCAATAAAATCATCGCCATCTATAAGGGCCAGGACTAA
- a CDS encoding GNAT family N-acetyltransferase: MPRNIPANITVRCLGPEDSRDPCFMIRRKVFIEEQGVPEEEEMDGLDDQADQYLLYVNGAPAATARIRYPDPERGKIERVAVLPRYRNLGVGEKLVIRLMADISTRNTVKEIILAAQTSVVGFYEKLGFTAFGEEFLDAGIPHLWMSRKL, encoded by the coding sequence ATGCCAAGAAACATCCCCGCAAATATCACCGTACGGTGCCTCGGCCCTGAAGATTCCCGCGATCCGTGTTTTATGATTCGCCGCAAGGTTTTTATCGAGGAACAAGGCGTACCCGAGGAAGAAGAGATGGATGGCCTGGACGACCAGGCGGATCAGTATCTGCTATATGTAAACGGGGCGCCTGCCGCCACGGCACGGATTCGGTATCCCGATCCTGAACGCGGCAAAATAGAACGAGTCGCCGTCCTGCCCCGGTATCGCAACCTGGGAGTTGGCGAAAAGCTGGTGATCCGCCTGATGGCGGATATTAGTACCCGCAATACGGTCAAGGAAATCATTCTGGCGGCCCAGACTTCTGTGGTCGGGTTTTATGAAAAGCTGGGTTTTACGGCCTTTGGCGAGGAATTCCTCGACGCCGGCATTCCCCATTTATGGATGAGCCGTAAACTGTAA
- a CDS encoding glutathione S-transferase codes for MTLPILYSFRRCPYAMRARLALAYAGQQCELREVVLRDKPPELLQASPKGTVPVIVLPDGRVLEESYDIVKWALGQNDPRSWSRVLPETDELVAQNDGPFKAALDKYKYASRHPEQPPGSYRREGEKFLAQLEKKLSENQTRAGQAYLLGSEQTVADIVIFPFIRQFAFVDEVWFFSSPYKALQNWLQWHLDSPLFAAVMHKYPQWQPGANPVIFPSPSIPGQNSGQNSGQNSGQNSGQNSGQSSS; via the coding sequence ATGACCTTGCCAATACTCTATAGTTTCCGCCGTTGCCCCTACGCCATGCGGGCCCGCCTGGCGCTGGCCTATGCTGGACAGCAATGTGAATTGCGCGAAGTGGTGCTGCGCGACAAGCCGCCAGAACTTCTGCAAGCCTCGCCCAAAGGCACCGTACCGGTCATAGTTCTGCCTGACGGGCGAGTGCTGGAGGAAAGTTATGACATCGTGAAATGGGCACTGGGGCAAAACGATCCGAGGAGCTGGTCCCGCGTTCTCCCCGAAACGGATGAGCTGGTGGCACAAAATGACGGGCCGTTCAAAGCGGCGCTGGACAAATACAAATATGCCAGCCGCCACCCGGAACAACCGCCGGGAAGCTATCGCCGGGAAGGCGAAAAATTCCTGGCGCAGCTTGAAAAAAAGCTCTCAGAAAACCAAACCCGGGCCGGGCAGGCTTACCTTCTCGGGTCAGAGCAGACCGTGGCGGATATTGTGATCTTTCCTTTTATCCGCCAGTTTGCCTTTGTGGATGAGGTATGGTTTTTTTCCAGCCCTTACAAAGCCCTGCAAAACTGGCTTCAATGGCATCTGGACAGTCCGCTTTTTGCGGCCGTCATGCATAAATACCCGCAATGGCAACCGGGAGCCAACCCGGTTATATTTCCGTCCCCGTCAATTCCCGGCCAAAATTCGGGCCAAAATTCGGGCCAAAATTCGGGCCAGAATTCCGGTCAGAACTCAGGTCAATCCTCCTCATGA
- a CDS encoding zinc-binding alcohol dehydrogenase family protein produces MRAMIYEGPGVPLALKHVKRPEPGPGQVLIRVLACAVCRTDLHIVDGDLTSPKLPLIPGHEIIGIVEETGAGVSAFAPGERVGVPWLGWTCGSCDYCRSGQENLCGEAKFTGYTLDGGFAEFCVATAQYCFRIPEPYDDVHAAPLMCAGLIGFRSYARVRTAQRIGLYGFGAAAHIIAQVARGEGKEIYAFTRPGDHKSQNFARSLGAVWAGESGDAPPCLLDAAILFAPVGALVPQALRTIRPGGQVVCAGIHMSDIPAFPYADLWREKHVSSVANLTRADGEGFLEAAARLPIETSVTLYALEDANKALEDLRQGRFDGAAVLVP; encoded by the coding sequence ATGCGCGCGATGATTTATGAAGGCCCGGGGGTGCCCCTGGCCCTTAAACATGTGAAACGGCCCGAGCCCGGTCCCGGACAGGTGTTGATCCGGGTTCTGGCCTGCGCTGTGTGCCGCACCGATCTTCATATTGTGGATGGGGATCTTACTTCCCCGAAATTGCCGTTGATCCCGGGTCACGAAATCATTGGAATCGTGGAGGAGACCGGGGCGGGCGTGTCGGCCTTCGCGCCCGGAGAACGGGTCGGGGTGCCCTGGCTTGGCTGGACCTGCGGGAGCTGTGACTATTGCCGTTCGGGTCAGGAAAATCTGTGTGGGGAGGCCAAATTCACGGGCTATACGCTGGATGGTGGATTTGCAGAATTTTGTGTGGCCACGGCACAATATTGTTTCAGGATCCCTGAACCCTATGACGATGTTCATGCGGCGCCGTTGATGTGCGCCGGGCTGATCGGGTTTCGTTCCTATGCCCGGGTGCGCACGGCGCAACGGATCGGACTGTACGGCTTCGGGGCGGCGGCCCATATCATCGCTCAGGTAGCGCGAGGCGAAGGCAAGGAAATTTACGCCTTTACCCGGCCAGGAGACCACAAAAGTCAAAATTTTGCCCGCTCCCTAGGCGCGGTATGGGCCGGAGAGTCAGGAGATGCGCCGCCCTGCCTTCTGGATGCAGCGATTCTATTTGCGCCGGTAGGGGCGCTGGTACCCCAGGCGCTGAGGACAATTCGTCCTGGTGGGCAGGTGGTTTGCGCCGGAATTCATATGAGCGACATTCCAGCCTTTCCTTACGCGGATCTGTGGCGGGAAAAACATGTCTCGTCGGTGGCCAATCTGACCCGGGCCGACGGCGAAGGATTTCTGGAGGCGGCCGCGCGCCTGCCGATTGAGACCAGTGTGACGCTCTATGCGCTGGAAGATGCCAACAAGGCCCTGGAAGACCTCCGGCAGGGGCGCTTTGACGGGGCGGCGGTATTGGTTCCTTAA
- a CDS encoding DUF3775 domain-containing protein, with the protein MPAINTDTVNFIIALAREVQEAAEAMIEEELGEDNGTDSFSEDDVISMDELTKLDERAHDIAYQEFVAAVDRLNQDDRNALVALMWVGRGTYGPDEWDAAFADAADADNDHTADYLLRTQLLADYLEEGLSQMSEIWDSEED; encoded by the coding sequence ATGCCAGCCATAAATACAGATACTGTCAATTTCATCATCGCCTTGGCCCGTGAGGTTCAGGAAGCCGCCGAAGCCATGATCGAGGAAGAGCTGGGGGAAGATAACGGCACAGATTCCTTCAGCGAAGATGACGTCATTAGCATGGACGAACTGACCAAACTTGACGAACGGGCCCATGACATCGCCTATCAGGAATTTGTTGCGGCCGTGGACCGACTCAATCAGGACGACAGGAATGCCCTTGTGGCGCTGATGTGGGTGGGACGCGGCACCTACGGCCCAGACGAGTGGGACGCCGCGTTTGCCGATGCCGCAGATGCCGATAACGACCATACCGCGGATTATCTGCTGCGCACACAGCTTCTGGCCGATTATCTTGAGGAAGGGCTCAGCCAGATGAGTGAGATTTGGGACAGTGAAGAGGACTGA
- the thiE gene encoding thiamine phosphate synthase produces MAQTRLYLITPPKIDLNRFPEQLSAALDGGDVACVQLRLKDVPEQDILHAAERLMPVCHDRDVAFLINDHVELAARVGADGVHVGQDDMPYKEARAMLGKDAIVGVTCHASRHLAMVAGEAGADYVAFGAFYPTTTKEPKATADPEILRWWAELFEVPCVAIGGITVDNCRPLIEAGADFIAVSSGVWGHPDGPAEAVRQFNEVIANVPAGEDV; encoded by the coding sequence ATGGCACAAACGCGACTTTATCTGATTACGCCCCCGAAAATTGACCTGAACAGGTTCCCGGAACAATTAAGCGCGGCACTGGACGGTGGGGACGTGGCCTGTGTGCAATTGCGCCTCAAGGATGTGCCGGAACAAGACATACTTCATGCTGCCGAGCGGCTGATGCCGGTCTGTCACGACAGGGACGTGGCATTTCTTATCAATGATCATGTGGAGCTTGCGGCCCGAGTCGGGGCCGACGGCGTCCATGTGGGTCAGGACGACATGCCGTACAAGGAGGCCCGCGCGATGCTTGGCAAAGACGCCATTGTCGGCGTGACCTGCCATGCGAGCCGCCATCTCGCCATGGTCGCAGGCGAGGCCGGCGCGGATTATGTAGCCTTTGGCGCCTTTTATCCCACCACCACCAAAGAGCCCAAAGCAACCGCCGATCCGGAAATTCTGCGCTGGTGGGCGGAGCTGTTCGAGGTGCCCTGTGTCGCCATCGGCGGCATTACCGTGGACAACTGCCGTCCCCTGATCGAGGCAGGGGCGGATTTCATCGCCGTCAGCAGCGGCGTCTGGGGCCATCCCGACGGTCCCGCCGAAGCGGTCAGGCAGTTTAACGAAGTGATTGCCAACGTACCAGCCGGCGAGGATGTTTAG
- a CDS encoding phosphoglycerate kinase, whose protein sequence is MATFKNIQSLGALEGKRVLVRADLNVPMKADHEGDMTVTDDTRIRSVAPTLKALSEQGAKVIVMSHFGRPKGQTVPEMSLEPLGQPLANITGLPVLFINDCIGAEVAETIDGMENGAVLLLENVRFYPGEEDNDPEFARALAQNGDVFVNDAFSCCHRAHASTEGIAHLLPSAAGLALEAELKALENALGNPQHPVAAVVGGAKVSTKLDVLTHLVEKVDHLIIGGGMANTFLAAQGVDVGKSLCEHDLADTARDILARAEAAGCTVHLPTDVVVAKEFKAHADNRTVALDDVAQNEMILDVGPASVAKLAEQLKSCKTLIWNGPMGAFEIEPFDAATVTLAKAAGALTEAGSLLSVAGGGDTVAALNHAGVAEQFSHISTAGGAFLEWMEGKELPGVKVLKQ, encoded by the coding sequence ATGGCAACGTTCAAGAATATTCAATCCCTGGGCGCGCTTGAAGGCAAGCGCGTCCTTGTTCGTGCTGACCTCAATGTGCCCATGAAGGCCGATCATGAGGGCGACATGACCGTCACCGATGACACCCGCATCCGTTCCGTGGCGCCTACACTCAAGGCCCTGTCCGAACAGGGCGCCAAGGTCATCGTCATGTCCCATTTCGGCCGCCCGAAAGGCCAGACTGTTCCGGAAATGTCTCTGGAACCGCTGGGACAGCCGCTGGCCAACATCACCGGCCTGCCGGTATTGTTCATTAATGACTGTATTGGCGCCGAAGTGGCGGAAACCATCGACGGCATGGAAAACGGCGCTGTGTTGCTGTTGGAAAATGTGCGCTTTTATCCGGGCGAAGAAGACAACGACCCTGAATTCGCCAGGGCGCTGGCCCAGAATGGCGATGTTTTCGTCAATGACGCCTTTTCTTGCTGCCACCGGGCACACGCCTCCACCGAAGGCATTGCCCATTTGCTGCCGAGCGCGGCGGGCCTTGCGCTGGAAGCGGAACTTAAGGCGCTGGAAAACGCCTTGGGCAATCCGCAACATCCCGTCGCCGCCGTGGTTGGCGGGGCCAAGGTGTCCACCAAGCTTGATGTGCTCACTCATCTGGTGGAAAAGGTCGATCATCTAATTATCGGCGGCGGCATGGCCAACACCTTCCTTGCCGCCCAAGGGGTGGATGTGGGCAAGTCGCTGTGTGAACATGACCTGGCTGACACCGCCCGCGATATTCTCGCCCGTGCCGAGGCCGCCGGCTGCACAGTTCATCTGCCCACTGACGTGGTAGTGGCAAAAGAATTCAAGGCCCATGCAGACAACCGCACCGTGGCCCTTGATGACGTGGCCCAGAATGAGATGATTCTGGATGTGGGGCCGGCTTCCGTCGCCAAGCTGGCGGAACAGCTGAAAAGCTGCAAGACCCTGATCTGGAACGGCCCGATGGGGGCCTTCGAAATTGAACCGTTCGATGCCGCCACCGTCACCCTGGCCAAGGCGGCCGGGGCGCTGACCGAGGCCGGTAGTCTGCTGAGCGTTGCTGGCGGCGGCGACACGGTGGCGGCCCTCAATCATGCGGGCGTGGCGGAACAGTTTTCCCACATTTCCACCGCTGGCGGGGCCTTCCTCGAATGGATGGAAGGCAAGGAACTGCCCGGTGTGAAGGTTCTAAAACAGTAG
- a CDS encoding DoxX family membrane protein — protein sequence MSEQLSEKIQTPLLILRVTLGVFLLQWGGEKIIQPETTQKIYSHFYMVDLPISISPILGVLQSLLALAIITGFKKKYSYLIGLIIHGISTVSTWQQLITPYAPGHHLFMTGVPVLAGFWLLYRLRDWDVKLALDERGR from the coding sequence ATGTCGGAACAGCTCTCTGAGAAAATCCAGACGCCGCTTTTGATCCTCCGGGTGACGTTGGGGGTTTTTTTGTTGCAATGGGGTGGGGAAAAGATCATCCAGCCGGAAACCACCCAAAAAATATATAGCCATTTCTATATGGTGGATCTGCCAATCAGTATCAGCCCCATCCTGGGGGTATTGCAGAGTCTTCTGGCTCTGGCGATCATCACCGGGTTTAAAAAGAAATATTCCTATTTAATCGGTCTGATCATTCACGGCATTTCAACGGTGTCCACCTGGCAGCAGCTGATTACCCCCTATGCGCCGGGTCATCATTTGTTTATGACCGGGGTGCCGGTTCTTGCCGGGTTCTGGCTGTTATACCGTTTACGGGACTGGGATGTGAAACTGGCCCTGGATGAGCGGGGCAGGTGA
- a CDS encoding peroxiredoxin: MTVSIGDKIPEATLIEMTADGPVKRTTSEIFGGRKVVLFSVPGAFTPTCSAKHLPGFVSHAAAFKEKGVDEIVCIAVNDAFVMGAWGKDQNAEGKVTLLADGNAEFTRALGLEMDASGYGMGLRGQRFAMIVEDGVIKQLNVEAPGEFRVSSAEHVLSQL, encoded by the coding sequence ATGACTGTCTCCATTGGCGATAAAATTCCCGAAGCCACCCTTATTGAAATGACGGCGGATGGGCCGGTAAAACGTACAACCTCCGAAATTTTTGGCGGGCGCAAGGTGGTTCTGTTTTCCGTACCGGGCGCCTTTACACCCACCTGTTCGGCGAAACATCTGCCGGGGTTTGTTTCCCATGCCGCGGCGTTTAAGGAAAAGGGTGTGGATGAGATTGTCTGCATTGCGGTCAATGATGCCTTTGTGATGGGGGCCTGGGGCAAGGATCAGAATGCCGAGGGCAAGGTGACGTTGCTGGCGGACGGCAATGCGGAATTTACCCGGGCGCTGGGTCTTGAGATGGATGCCAGCGGTTATGGCATGGGCCTTCGTGGCCAGCGTTTTGCCATGATTGTCGAAGACGGCGTGATCAAGCAACTCAATGTGGAGGCGCCGGGCGAGTTTCGGGTATCCAGCGCCGAACATGTGCTGTCCCAACTCTGA